The following coding sequences lie in one Leucobacter allii genomic window:
- a CDS encoding general stress protein — MSTPTPGGRARQQLMPEIPKGEIVSTYDRYEDAKHAVDVLARASFPVQQISIVGNDVRSVERVTGRLTYGRIALMGALSGAYLGLFLGLLLFIFQPDNAAILGVFAAAVVIGAGFGMLFGVLSYALNRNRRDFSSVMQMVATRYDLVTEPELVHQARQILTASV; from the coding sequence CAGCAGCTGATGCCCGAGATCCCGAAGGGCGAGATCGTGTCGACGTACGACCGCTACGAGGACGCGAAGCACGCCGTCGACGTGCTCGCGCGGGCGAGCTTCCCGGTGCAGCAGATCAGCATCGTCGGCAACGACGTGCGCAGCGTCGAGCGGGTCACGGGTCGGCTCACCTACGGCAGGATCGCCCTCATGGGCGCGCTCTCCGGGGCGTATCTGGGGCTCTTCCTGGGGCTGCTGCTCTTCATCTTCCAGCCGGACAACGCGGCGATCCTCGGCGTCTTCGCCGCCGCCGTGGTGATCGGCGCGGGCTTCGGCATGCTCTTCGGCGTGCTCTCCTACGCGCTCAACCGCAACCGCCGCGACTTCTCCTCGGTCATGCAGATGGTCGCGACGCGCTACGACCTCGTGACGGAGCCGGAACTCGTGCACCAGGCGAGGCAGATCCTCACCGCGTCCGTCTAG